A stretch of Chitinophaga caeni DNA encodes these proteins:
- a CDS encoding DUF2332 domain-containing protein: MKDQEIHKQRFINFAETECKGNSTLYYKLSLQIAKDPELLDIAAAARQGQPIPNIFFAAVHYLLLKTGGAELAKYYPSITQNDIDEIPFDLFKEFCLDKANEIRKLVSSRIVQTNVISRCSYLMPIFSEIIASEGRPTTIIDIGTSAGLTLNFDKYEYWYNGIKVFGDSNVHIKSSTIGSPVPKIYPITQPIRKIGLDQHLVNPSDKDETLWLKALVWPDQLERFTALDQALKLDELKNINFRQAESVMDFEREILNVDKKQALIVYATHVLYQFTHEQMNAFYAMLCRVGEVRDFYFLSVEGIKLLLERYRSNKTVIELTKFKDRHETKTMLAETNGHGNWTTWKDVE; this comes from the coding sequence TTGAAAGACCAGGAAATACATAAACAGCGATTTATAAACTTTGCTGAAACCGAATGCAAAGGTAATTCGACCCTTTATTATAAACTTAGCCTGCAAATAGCGAAAGATCCGGAACTGTTGGATATAGCGGCGGCGGCCAGGCAGGGTCAACCAATTCCAAACATCTTTTTTGCTGCCGTCCATTACCTGTTGTTAAAAACCGGGGGCGCGGAATTAGCTAAATACTACCCTTCCATTACACAGAATGATATTGATGAGATACCGTTTGATCTTTTCAAAGAGTTTTGCCTGGATAAAGCAAATGAAATTAGGAAACTGGTCTCTTCCAGGATTGTCCAGACCAATGTGATCAGCCGCTGTTCGTATTTAATGCCCATCTTTTCCGAAATAATTGCCAGTGAAGGAAGACCAACAACCATCATTGATATTGGAACAAGTGCCGGGTTGACGCTCAACTTTGATAAATACGAGTATTGGTATAACGGTATAAAAGTTTTCGGTGATAGTAATGTGCATATTAAAAGCAGTACCATAGGTTCACCCGTTCCGAAGATTTACCCCATTACGCAACCCATCCGAAAAATCGGATTGGATCAGCATCTCGTTAACCCATCGGACAAGGATGAAACCTTGTGGCTGAAGGCCTTGGTATGGCCGGATCAACTAGAAAGATTTACTGCGTTAGATCAAGCGCTAAAACTCGATGAGCTGAAAAATATAAACTTCCGCCAGGCAGAATCAGTTATGGATTTTGAAAGGGAAATTCTCAATGTAGATAAGAAGCAGGCTTTGATTGTATATGCCACACATGTACTCTATCAATTTACACATGAACAGATGAATGCATTTTATGCAATGTTGTGTCGCGTTGGTGAAGTACGGGACTTTTATTTTCTGTCGGTAGAAGGGATAAAACTTCTCTTGGAAAGATATCGTTCAAACAAAACTGTAATCGAGTTAACAAAATTCAAGGATAGGCATGAAACTAAAACCATGTTGGCCGAAACAAATGGACACGGAAATTGGACGACTTGGAAAGATGTAGAATAA
- a CDS encoding DNA-binding transcriptional response regulator has protein sequence MKYKIAYIDEDKGWINTFYHTFKNDFDVTRIEVNSESSIESILAKLQESNLDAIVTDYLLEENAEVPFNGNKIVEEIKRIRPHFPIVMLTSYPTQAIGHTDDVHIIYSKDILTVENDKDQEELDIFKTKIQSNISNYYRKIEDTNARIEQLIEKRNNQGLDIPEEEELTKLYILFDELNPEGKDLPANLVHRDSISKLNEFVNETKEILEELKRLNKKK, from the coding sequence ATGAAATACAAGATTGCATATATAGACGAGGATAAAGGTTGGATAAATACCTTTTACCATACTTTTAAGAATGATTTTGATGTAACGCGAATTGAAGTTAATTCAGAATCCTCTATTGAGTCTATTCTTGCTAAGTTGCAGGAAAGTAACCTTGATGCAATTGTTACCGATTATTTATTGGAAGAAAATGCAGAAGTGCCGTTCAATGGGAATAAAATAGTCGAGGAAATAAAAAGAATAAGACCACACTTTCCAATTGTAATGCTTACTTCATATCCAACACAGGCAATAGGACATACAGATGATGTGCATATCATTTACAGTAAAGATATTTTGACTGTAGAAAATGATAAAGACCAAGAAGAACTTGACATTTTCAAAACAAAAATACAGTCTAATATTTCAAATTATTATAGAAAAATTGAGGATACGAACGCAAGGATTGAGCAACTTATAGAAAAGAGAAATAACCAAGGATTGGATATTCCAGAGGAAGAGGAACTAACGAAATTGTATATTTTGTTTGACGAACTTAATCCTGAAGGTAAAGACTTACCCGCAAACTTGGTCCACAGAGATTCTATATCAAAACTCAATGAGTTTGTGAACGAAACAAAAGAAATTTTGGAGGAACTTAAAAGGCTAAATAAGAAGAAGTAA
- a CDS encoding MutS-related protein, giving the protein MSFNIDKQTLDELNLLGKFRQGSVYHLFNRTKTRGGEQLLDRMFRNPLNNHGEINDRSKIIQYFQQLSLSFPFDAQQVTLMHEYFDTSGNSNPALTFAGMLAKKYLAMLTRDERYKEIIQRMHATILTLNKCTVLVKQLHNIPGAYAPNVELIREILKDEQVERLSDIDIYQSIPIKTLSHFDHQLRNRLRKKMEAVLAFIYEIDVYISVSSVAAAKGLGYAVALPGEANVLSAENLRHPCLDRAVGNDIRMQKDSNMLFLTGANMAGKSTLMKSIGIGFYLAHMGFPVAASKMEFSVREGLYSSINVADNIGLGYSHFYAEVVRVKQAALATASGKRLLLMFDELFKGTNVKDAYDGTLSVVEGFAAYTECLFIVSTHIIEVGEPLKEYDNIRFAYMPTIMEGNYPRYTYKLKQGITEDRQGMMIIRNEGILELLNRKV; this is encoded by the coding sequence ATGAGTTTTAATATAGACAAACAAACGCTTGATGAGTTGAACCTACTGGGTAAATTCCGGCAGGGATCCGTATATCACTTGTTTAACCGCACCAAGACGCGCGGGGGAGAACAGTTGCTCGACCGGATGTTCCGTAACCCGCTTAATAACCACGGGGAGATCAACGATCGTAGCAAAATCATACAATATTTCCAACAATTATCGCTCAGCTTCCCCTTCGATGCGCAACAGGTAACCTTGATGCATGAGTATTTCGATACCAGCGGCAACAGCAATCCCGCGTTGACATTCGCCGGTATGCTGGCGAAAAAATACTTGGCCATGCTTACGAGGGATGAACGTTACAAGGAAATTATCCAGCGCATGCATGCTACGATTCTTACCTTGAATAAATGTACTGTCCTAGTAAAGCAACTTCATAATATACCGGGGGCTTATGCTCCCAACGTTGAACTTATCCGGGAAATACTTAAGGACGAACAGGTAGAAAGATTGTCTGACATCGATATTTACCAATCCATCCCGATTAAAACCTTGTCGCATTTCGATCACCAGTTACGGAACAGGCTACGGAAGAAAATGGAGGCCGTATTGGCTTTTATTTATGAAATAGACGTTTACATATCCGTCAGTAGCGTTGCCGCGGCGAAAGGCTTAGGTTATGCTGTGGCGCTGCCGGGCGAGGCCAACGTGCTATCTGCCGAAAACTTACGTCATCCATGCTTGGATCGTGCGGTAGGTAATGACATCAGGATGCAAAAGGATTCCAACATGTTGTTTCTAACGGGCGCTAATATGGCCGGAAAATCGACCTTGATGAAATCTATCGGGATCGGGTTTTACCTTGCCCATATGGGTTTCCCGGTGGCAGCATCCAAAATGGAGTTTTCGGTGAGGGAGGGTTTATATTCATCTATTAACGTAGCTGATAATATCGGTTTGGGGTATAGTCATTTTTATGCAGAAGTAGTGCGTGTAAAACAGGCAGCATTGGCAACAGCAAGTGGCAAAAGATTGTTATTGATGTTTGATGAATTATTCAAAGGTACCAATGTAAAAGATGCATATGACGGTACCTTGAGCGTAGTGGAAGGGTTTGCGGCTTATACGGAGTGCCTGTTTATCGTTTCCACGCATATCATAGAAGTGGGCGAGCCGTTGAAAGAGTATGATAATATCCGCTTTGCCTATATGCCAACCATCATGGAGGGAAATTATCCCCGGTACACGTATAAATTGAAGCAGGGTATTACCGAAGACCGGCAGGGAATGATGATTATCAGGAACGAAGGAATATTGGAATTATTGAATCGGAAGGTTTGA
- a CDS encoding IS256 family transposase — protein sequence MEQKGKFDYEELKRKTLEQLRSGKSLFGKDGAFAPLLKDILEAALEGEMEVHLDDEQRANGNRKNGKNRKRLKTADGTIDLETPRDRASSFEPQIIKKRETILAESLESKIIGMYGHGMSLRDISAHIKDMYDTEISAATLSSITDKVIPLVKEWQARPLEPLYCIVWLDAMFYKVKEEGKVVNRCVYNILGINTDGRKELLGMYVSESEGANFWLSVLANLQQRGVSDILIACIDNLKGFSEAIATIFPSTAVQTCVVHQIRNSIRYIASKDQKPFMADLKPVYQAVSKEEAESQLDQLDEKWGKKYPVVIDSWRRNWDKLTTYFQYSEAIRRLIYTTNTIEGFHRQVRKVTKTKGAFTSDMALLKLIYLAAQNIQKKWTQPLQNWSLTVSQLSIIFGDRLKLRL from the coding sequence ATGGAACAAAAAGGAAAATTTGACTACGAAGAACTCAAACGGAAGACCTTAGAGCAACTCCGCTCTGGTAAGTCCCTGTTTGGCAAAGATGGGGCTTTCGCACCTCTTCTGAAAGATATTCTCGAAGCTGCACTGGAGGGCGAGATGGAGGTTCATTTAGATGATGAGCAACGGGCAAATGGGAACCGGAAGAATGGCAAAAACCGAAAACGGCTTAAAACAGCAGATGGTACTATCGATCTGGAGACACCCCGTGACCGGGCAAGCAGCTTTGAACCACAGATCATCAAAAAGCGGGAGACCATTCTGGCAGAGAGCCTGGAGAGTAAAATCATCGGTATGTATGGGCATGGCATGAGCTTACGGGACATCTCAGCTCATATCAAAGATATGTACGATACAGAGATTTCAGCTGCGACATTATCTTCCATAACCGATAAAGTTATCCCTCTGGTCAAAGAATGGCAGGCCCGTCCTTTGGAGCCACTGTATTGCATTGTCTGGCTGGACGCCATGTTTTATAAAGTCAAAGAAGAAGGCAAAGTAGTTAACCGTTGTGTTTATAATATCCTTGGTATAAATACCGATGGACGCAAAGAGCTATTAGGCATGTATGTCTCGGAGAGCGAGGGAGCTAACTTCTGGCTGAGTGTCCTGGCCAATCTTCAGCAACGGGGGGTATCTGATATACTTATTGCCTGTATCGATAATTTGAAGGGATTTTCCGAGGCTATTGCCACGATATTCCCCTCTACAGCGGTACAAACCTGTGTCGTACATCAAATCCGCAATTCTATCAGGTACATAGCCAGTAAGGACCAGAAGCCATTTATGGCCGATTTAAAACCGGTTTATCAGGCGGTGAGCAAGGAAGAAGCAGAGTCGCAGCTGGATCAACTGGACGAAAAATGGGGAAAGAAATATCCAGTTGTTATAGACTCCTGGCGCCGGAACTGGGATAAGCTCACTACGTATTTCCAATATTCTGAGGCCATCCGCAGGTTGATCTACACCACTAATACTATCGAGGGGTTCCATCGCCAGGTGCGTAAAGTGACCAAAACCAAAGGAGCCTTTACCTCCGATATGGCCTTGCTGAAATTAATTTACCTGGCTGCCCAGAACATCCAGAAGAAATGGACACAGCCCCTTCAAAACTGGAGTCTGACTGTGTCTCAGCTGTCAATTATATTTGGGGATCGACTGAAATTGCGATTATAA
- a CDS encoding helix-turn-helix transcriptional regulator: MSKKAINRLKVVLAEKNVSSKWLAEQMGKNEATISRWCTNEVQPPVKTFVKIAEKLNVKLTSLFND; encoded by the coding sequence ATGAGTAAAAAAGCAATTAACAGATTAAAAGTAGTGCTTGCGGAGAAGAATGTAAGTAGTAAATGGTTAGCTGAGCAAATGGGCAAAAATGAAGCTACAATTTCAAGATGGTGTACGAATGAGGTACAACCTCCTGTTAAGACGTTTGTTAAGATTGCTGAAAAGCTAAATGTAAAACTAACATCTCTATTTAATGACTAA
- a CDS encoding AAA family ATPase translates to MLLEFSVGNYLSFKAITTLSLAATSIKEHVNTNITSTDRLDLLKGTMIYGANASGKSNFIKAMSTMRRLALRSFEQSSTDEVDIVPFLLNTDAEKSPSFFETVFYY, encoded by the coding sequence ATGTTACTCGAATTTTCAGTTGGCAATTATCTTTCATTCAAAGCAATAACAACCCTTAGCCTGGCAGCAACCTCGATTAAGGAGCATGTTAACACAAATATTACCTCCACTGATCGGTTGGATTTGCTAAAGGGCACCATGATTTACGGTGCAAATGCCAGCGGCAAAAGCAATTTCATCAAGGCTATGTCAACCATGAGACGCCTGGCTTTACGGTCATTTGAACAATCATCTACGGATGAAGTGGATATTGTTCCGTTCTTACTCAATACTGATGCGGAAAAATCACCCTCTTTTTTTGAGACTGTTTTTTATTATTAA
- a CDS encoding Eco57I restriction-modification methylase domain-containing protein has protein sequence MKNATKYLSQKCPAKPWFVDRLIISAFLYINKIEVINNKLLLNYCIRESDSDFEDLIGFIEVINGIRDKFVIEDLIELFEFVISPSDRIVNGAIYTPAEIRSYIVAQAFRSKANTLQTVKIADIACGCSGFLYTASQELRRRTGNSYQHIFQNQIFGLDIQEYSVTRSKLLLSLLALSEGEDTEEFHFNIHKGDALLFRWEDYYENFGGFQIIVGNPPYVCARNLEDTVKENLRHWSVCTSGNPDLYIPFFQIGYENLSENGILGFITMNTFFKSLNGRALRNYFEENRATIRIIDFGTLQIFKSKSTYTCICFLERTEQNYIEYYKSADKELPTNRNQYSRINYQNLDARKGWNLNDNKIISKIEATGTPFGEKYRTRHGIATLRNDLYIFKPVKEDDEFYYLQNGSLYPIEKGICKDILNSNKLSRDIDFEEVKEKVLFPYNDETKPKALEEEVLKEKFPYAYKYLKKKKEELAKRDKGNGKYEKWFAFGRTQSLEKVANKLFFPKFSDKIPSYLISNDDDLLFYNGQAIIGHTDDEMLLIKKIMESRLFWYYIKTTSKPYSSDYYSLNGTYIKNFGIPDFSEEDIDFILNEANQNIIDAFLEDYYKVQLSEELIT, from the coding sequence ATGAAAAACGCAACAAAATATTTAAGTCAAAAGTGTCCTGCAAAACCTTGGTTTGTGGACAGGCTTATTATTTCAGCATTTCTATACATAAATAAAATAGAGGTAATCAATAATAAACTATTATTAAACTATTGTATTCGTGAAAGCGATTCGGATTTCGAAGACTTAATAGGATTTATAGAAGTAATAAATGGAATAAGAGATAAGTTTGTTATTGAGGATTTAATTGAACTATTTGAATTTGTTATTTCTCCTTCGGACAGAATAGTAAATGGTGCAATATATACCCCTGCAGAAATAAGGAGTTATATTGTGGCTCAGGCATTTCGTAGCAAAGCGAATACACTTCAAACTGTTAAAATTGCTGATATTGCGTGTGGCTGTTCAGGCTTCTTGTACACAGCTTCCCAAGAATTACGAAGAAGAACGGGCAATAGCTACCAACATATATTTCAAAATCAAATTTTCGGATTAGATATACAAGAATACTCGGTTACACGCAGTAAACTCTTGTTAAGCCTATTAGCGCTATCAGAAGGAGAAGATACAGAAGAGTTTCATTTTAATATACATAAGGGAGATGCTTTGCTGTTTAGATGGGAAGATTATTATGAGAATTTTGGAGGTTTTCAAATTATAGTTGGAAATCCCCCCTATGTGTGTGCGAGAAACTTAGAAGATACAGTAAAAGAGAATTTAAGACATTGGTCTGTATGCACCTCTGGAAATCCCGACCTTTACATTCCTTTCTTTCAGATTGGGTATGAAAATCTTTCAGAGAATGGTATTCTTGGTTTTATAACTATGAATACTTTTTTCAAAAGCCTAAATGGACGAGCGTTAAGGAACTATTTTGAAGAAAATAGAGCTACAATAAGAATTATTGATTTTGGAACACTTCAGATTTTCAAATCTAAAAGTACTTATACCTGTATTTGTTTTTTGGAGAGAACAGAACAGAATTATATCGAATATTATAAATCGGCTGACAAGGAATTGCCTACGAATAGAAATCAATATAGTAGAATCAATTATCAAAATCTTGATGCAAGAAAAGGTTGGAATCTTAATGACAATAAAATCATTTCCAAAATTGAAGCAACAGGAACTCCTTTTGGAGAAAAATATAGAACAAGACATGGGATTGCGACTCTAAGGAATGACCTTTATATTTTCAAGCCAGTAAAGGAAGATGATGAGTTTTATTATCTCCAAAATGGGAGTTTGTACCCGATAGAAAAGGGTATTTGTAAAGATATATTAAACTCAAATAAATTGAGTAGAGATATTGATTTTGAAGAGGTAAAAGAAAAGGTTTTGTTTCCATATAATGATGAAACAAAGCCTAAGGCTCTTGAGGAAGAAGTTTTGAAAGAAAAATTTCCTTATGCTTATAAGTATCTAAAGAAGAAAAAAGAAGAATTGGCTAAACGAGATAAAGGCAATGGTAAATATGAAAAATGGTTTGCTTTTGGAAGAACCCAATCTTTGGAAAAGGTTGCTAATAAATTGTTTTTTCCAAAATTTTCAGATAAAATCCCAAGCTACTTAATCAGTAACGATGATGATTTGTTGTTTTACAATGGTCAAGCAATTATAGGACATACGGATGATGAGATGCTGTTAATAAAAAAGATTATGGAATCTCGATTATTTTGGTATTATATCAAAACAACAAGTAAGCCCTATTCCTCAGATTATTATTCTTTAAATGGTACATATATTAAAAATTTTGGCATTCCTGACTTTTCCGAAGAGGATATTGATTTTATCCTCAACGAAGCTAATCAAAATATTATAGATGCCTTCTTGGAGGATTACTATAAAGTACAATTAAGTGAAGAATTGATTACATAA
- a CDS encoding DUF3375 family protein, with protein sequence MNYEKALSFYKNDKTLQLLRAEHFPLLVAFFHLAFKQQDKISYMQSELQSLLGDYIYGLQRQGIDDYTNGFPTITVNEKYAEYCR encoded by the coding sequence ATGAACTACGAAAAAGCCTTATCTTTTTATAAAAATGACAAGACTCTTCAGCTGCTACGGGCAGAGCATTTTCCACTGCTAGTTGCTTTCTTTCATTTGGCATTCAAGCAGCAAGACAAGATTTCGTATATGCAAAGTGAATTGCAAAGTCTATTAGGAGATTACATTTATGGATTGCAACGTCAGGGTATCGATGACTATACTAATGGTTTCCCAACTATAACAGTAAATGAAAAGTATGCTGAATATTGTAGGTAA
- a CDS encoding HNH endonuclease, whose amino-acid sequence MIPFRKETPIRRDIKTVVSKYSDHREELKKDYKCRCGYCNDIDVWRTVWFEIDHFVPQKYLKTIKDTDYSNLVYACRSCNNSKRAHWPTADELIHHKDDEGFIDPCDNEYDKQFLRCINGRIIHQTQLGKWMYYKLKLHKPQHEIIWQIEELDNLIEECENVLKTIDNDLLKDKVLGLYREYRNYTKQLGSI is encoded by the coding sequence ATGATTCCATTTAGAAAAGAAACTCCAATAAGAAGGGATATAAAAACTGTAGTTAGTAAATATTCTGACCACAGAGAAGAACTGAAGAAAGATTACAAGTGCCGTTGTGGATATTGTAATGACATTGATGTATGGCGAACTGTTTGGTTTGAAATTGACCACTTTGTGCCACAAAAATATCTGAAGACAATTAAAGATACAGATTATTCCAATCTTGTATATGCTTGCAGGTCTTGTAATAATTCTAAAAGAGCTCATTGGCCGACAGCAGACGAACTAATTCATCATAAAGATGATGAAGGTTTTATTGACCCTTGTGATAACGAATATGATAAGCAGTTTTTGAGATGTATTAATGGGAGAATTATCCATCAAACACAATTGGGTAAATGGATGTATTATAAGTTGAAGCTTCATAAGCCACAACACGAAATAATATGGCAAATAGAAGAACTCGACAACCTAATCGAAGAATGTGAGAACGTTTTAAAAACAATAGATAATGATCTTCTAAAAGATAAGGTATTGGGGTTATATAGAGAGTATAGAAATTATACAAAACAATTAGGAAGTATTTAG
- a CDS encoding ATP-binding protein, whose product MTNNTIKVPFKVSARTAKLIGLENFSTEEGAVIELVKNTYDADANNCILIFDLKIKKETIVNEDGTEVEIEKFEKENSSIYIIDNGIGMNDRIIQNQWMTIGTDNKLYEHTTEAGRVKTGAKGIGRFALNRLGMLTDMTSLPTLLEVIDTDNPIEESTEEVFNIKLIQNSDNVGFEWTVDWKDFDKKGATVSDIEAVLSGKENLNLKQDLLDRFSSYPKIKKVLDGVDFKSGTVIEITELNDDWNEDKLRKLFGNLEMLLPPEEQNDFGIDFFLLSDLDEFGTVKRAYYDDYDYKLKATYNQHDDKTIKVEISRNELDIDALENRYAEVFEFDMMKNSPYTLEDFKKEKIELNIPIEKLTTEKVDKYLLNRVGKFGFTFYFLKNTISDDKEDGDLKKYPYKKIDSANRKSWLKKFGGIKIFRDDFRIRPYGENGDDWLRLGERQAQSPGGAGQRLGGYKIRPNQIAGTIKISRLHNESFQDKSGREGIIENDEFELFKNILLEIIGLFEKDRNVVMYNLSQLHSMRNEEAEKLRRGKEEAERIRKQKEEREENKDSAEPHSDNKSSEENKEYSETEENMADAILILEKDNEKKDEELRLLRSLASVGLIISSFAHEVRSLRARLIPRTKYLVDELKNHLNEEELAKNLDKDDNPFYMIDLMRDEDVKLKHWLDYSLSTLKIDKRERKNLDFSQYFENFKANWSKALEQRNISLELNKIDDNEHIVRAFEVNMDSIFNNLLSNSINAHYGYNKEQKKIEISWQKKANDIEIVFSDNGKGLDKKYKDNPEEIFNLNESSKTDNKGNQIGTGLGLYIVKSIIEEYNNSSISIIKIDDGLTFKITFKTRK is encoded by the coding sequence ATGACTAACAATACTATAAAAGTACCATTCAAGGTTTCTGCAAGAACTGCAAAGCTAATTGGGTTAGAGAACTTTTCAACTGAAGAGGGTGCGGTCATTGAGTTGGTTAAAAACACTTATGACGCTGACGCAAATAACTGTATTTTAATTTTTGATTTAAAAATCAAAAAAGAAACAATCGTAAATGAAGATGGTACTGAAGTTGAAATAGAAAAGTTTGAAAAAGAAAATAGCAGTATTTATATCATTGACAATGGAATTGGAATGAATGATAGAATTATTCAAAACCAGTGGATGACAATAGGTACTGATAACAAATTATATGAACATACCACAGAAGCAGGAAGAGTTAAAACTGGTGCTAAAGGTATTGGACGTTTTGCGTTAAACCGATTAGGTATGCTTACAGATATGACTTCTCTGCCTACACTATTAGAAGTTATAGATACAGACAATCCTATTGAGGAAAGTACAGAAGAAGTTTTTAATATCAAGCTAATACAAAATAGCGATAATGTAGGTTTCGAGTGGACTGTTGATTGGAAAGATTTTGATAAAAAAGGGGCTACTGTTTCAGATATTGAAGCAGTTCTATCAGGTAAAGAGAATTTAAATCTTAAGCAAGACCTATTAGATAGGTTTTCTTCATATCCCAAAATCAAAAAAGTGTTAGATGGTGTTGATTTTAAATCGGGAACTGTAATTGAAATTACCGAACTCAATGATGATTGGAATGAGGATAAATTAAGGAAGTTATTCGGTAACCTTGAAATGTTACTTCCTCCTGAGGAACAGAATGATTTTGGAATAGATTTCTTTTTACTTAGTGATTTAGACGAATTTGGAACCGTAAAAAGGGCTTATTATGATGACTACGATTATAAGTTAAAGGCGACATACAATCAACATGACGACAAAACTATAAAAGTAGAAATTTCACGAAATGAACTGGATATTGATGCTTTAGAAAATAGATATGCAGAAGTTTTTGAGTTTGATATGATGAAAAATTCGCCATATACACTTGAAGATTTTAAGAAGGAGAAGATTGAATTAAATATACCGATTGAAAAATTAACGACTGAAAAAGTAGATAAATATTTATTAAATAGAGTAGGAAAATTTGGTTTTACTTTTTATTTCTTAAAAAATACTATTTCGGATGATAAGGAAGATGGAGACCTAAAAAAATATCCATATAAAAAGATTGATAGCGCGAATAGAAAATCTTGGTTAAAAAAGTTCGGCGGGATTAAGATATTTAGAGATGATTTTCGCATCAGACCCTATGGAGAAAACGGAGATGATTGGTTGAGATTAGGAGAAAGACAGGCGCAAAGTCCAGGTGGTGCTGGTCAAAGACTTGGAGGATATAAAATTAGACCCAATCAAATAGCGGGAACGATTAAAATATCAAGGTTACATAACGAAAGTTTTCAGGACAAGTCAGGTCGTGAAGGGATTATTGAAAATGACGAGTTTGAACTTTTTAAAAATATTTTACTTGAAATCATCGGTCTTTTTGAGAAGGATAGAAATGTCGTAATGTATAACCTTTCTCAACTTCATTCTATGAGGAACGAGGAAGCAGAGAAACTGAGAAGAGGTAAAGAAGAAGCAGAAAGAATTAGGAAGCAGAAAGAAGAAAGAGAAGAAAACAAAGACAGTGCCGAACCTCATAGTGATAATAAGTCTTCGGAAGAGAATAAAGAATATTCCGAAACTGAAGAGAACATGGCAGATGCTATATTGATTTTAGAGAAGGATAACGAGAAGAAAGACGAAGAACTAAGATTGTTGAGAAGCCTTGCAAGTGTCGGACTTATCATTTCTTCTTTTGCACACGAAGTCAGAAGTTTGAGAGCAAGATTAATTCCACGTACAAAATATTTAGTGGATGAGCTGAAAAATCATTTAAATGAAGAGGAGTTAGCAAAAAATCTTGATAAAGATGATAATCCTTTCTATATGATTGATTTAATGCGTGATGAAGACGTCAAACTGAAACATTGGTTGGACTATTCGCTGAGTACATTAAAAATAGACAAACGAGAAAGGAAAAATCTGGACTTCTCTCAATATTTTGAAAATTTCAAAGCTAATTGGAGTAAAGCCTTAGAGCAAAGAAATATCAGTCTTGAATTAAATAAAATAGATGACAATGAACATATCGTTAGAGCCTTTGAAGTAAATATGGATTCCATATTCAACAACCTGTTATCTAATTCAATTAATGCCCACTATGGATATAACAAGGAGCAGAAGAAAATAGAAATCAGTTGGCAGAAAAAAGCGAATGATATTGAGATTGTATTTTCTGATAACGGAAAAGGATTGGATAAAAAGTATAAAGATAATCCGGAAGAAATTTTTAATCTAAATGAATCCTCGAAAACAGATAACAAAGGAAATCAAATTGGAACAGGATTAGGTCTTTATATTGTAAAGTCAATAATAGAAGAATATAATAATTCGTCAATTTCAATTATCAAAATTGATGACGGATTAACATTTAAAATAACTTTCAAAACAAGGAAATGA